A genome region from Ralstonia solanacearum K60 includes the following:
- a CDS encoding ankyrin repeat domain-containing protein, which yields MLLAPHPALNQILGIMLGVALALGDMASAWQERHLPSVRAATPAKVAPASAGPDARSARRSDPAARDRDLILAAQTGNTMAIQSLLADGASLKARDAEGRTALIAAVYARMGAAARLLIQAGADVNLQDNVQNSAFLLAAIQGDAETVRLALSHGANLRATNADGDTALIPAARRGYVEVVNELVKAGVPVNATNNLGLTALIEAVSMGDGGDKYEKIVQLLLDGGADPNLPDRGGVTPMRHARQRGFHGIGALLFKARGH from the coding sequence ATGCTCCTCGCCCCGCACCCCGCGCTCAATCAGATCCTCGGCATCATGCTGGGCGTGGCGCTGGCACTGGGCGACATGGCGAGCGCCTGGCAGGAGCGGCACCTGCCGTCGGTCCGGGCGGCCACGCCGGCCAAGGTCGCCCCGGCCAGCGCCGGGCCCGACGCCCGCTCCGCCCGCCGCAGTGACCCCGCCGCACGCGACCGCGACCTGATCCTCGCCGCGCAGACCGGCAACACCATGGCCATCCAGTCCCTGCTGGCTGACGGCGCCAGCCTCAAGGCGCGCGATGCCGAAGGCCGCACGGCCCTGATCGCGGCGGTCTATGCGCGCATGGGCGCGGCGGCCCGCCTGCTGATCCAGGCCGGCGCCGACGTCAACCTGCAGGACAACGTCCAGAACAGCGCCTTCCTGCTGGCGGCCATCCAGGGCGACGCGGAAACCGTGCGGCTGGCGCTGTCGCACGGCGCCAACCTGCGCGCCACCAATGCCGACGGCGACACCGCGCTGATCCCGGCCGCGCGGCGCGGCTATGTGGAAGTGGTGAACGAACTGGTCAAGGCAGGCGTGCCGGTCAACGCCACCAACAACCTGGGCCTGACCGCGCTGATCGAAGCCGTGTCGATGGGCGACGGCGGCGACAAGTACGAGAAGATCGTGCAGTTGCTGCTCGACGGCGGCGCCGACCCCAACCTGCCCGACCGCGGCGGCGTCACGCCGATGCGCCATGCGCGGCAGCGCGGCTTCCACGGCATCGGTGCGCTGCTGTTCAAGGCGCGCGGACACTGA
- a CDS encoding long-chain fatty acid--CoA ligase, which translates to MTRPHFPFWPRRLPTHLTAPQTSLWFNLEVSARRYPDKDAIVFYGGHLRYRELHDDALAVAGWLQQVAGVRKGDRVLLYMQNCPQFVAAYYGILRADAVVVPVNPMNRAEEFKHYITDAGAGVVICSDELAANVTAASADLPEAQRVRHLLATAYADALPATCAYPEDAPPAWLTAQHPPQPGAVAWKDALARRLAPGPHTAGPDDLAVMPYTSGTTGFPKGCMHPHRTVMHNVVGGSLWSQTTMEGVSLSIIPLFHVTGMQYGMNAPIYMGSTVVMLPRWDREVAGRLISRYKVTHWTNIPTMVIDFLASPQLAEFDLSSLAYIGGGGAAMPQAVAERLQKEFNLLYQEGYGLSETIAPTHSNPSDRPKLQCLGMPFFNTDARVIDPQTLEELPPGEVGEIIVNGPQVFLGYWGKPQATAEAFIEFEGKRFFRTGDLGRMDEEGYFFLTDRLKRMINASGFKVWPAEVESLMYKHPDIQEACIIGTHDAYRGESVKAVVVLKAHARGKTTEDDIIGWARDHMAAYKYPRVVEFVDALPKSGTGKVMWRTLQEQENARNAAAQKPAAA; encoded by the coding sequence ATGACACGACCGCACTTCCCGTTCTGGCCCCGGCGCTTGCCGACCCATCTCACCGCGCCGCAGACCAGCCTGTGGTTCAACCTGGAAGTGTCGGCGCGGCGCTATCCGGACAAGGACGCGATCGTGTTCTACGGCGGCCATCTCCGCTATCGCGAACTGCATGACGATGCGCTGGCCGTGGCCGGCTGGCTGCAGCAGGTGGCGGGCGTGCGCAAGGGCGACCGCGTGCTGCTGTACATGCAGAACTGCCCGCAGTTCGTCGCCGCGTATTACGGCATCCTGCGCGCCGATGCGGTGGTGGTGCCGGTCAACCCGATGAACCGGGCCGAGGAGTTCAAGCACTACATCACCGATGCCGGCGCCGGCGTGGTCATCTGCAGCGATGAGCTCGCCGCCAACGTGACGGCCGCCAGCGCCGACTTGCCCGAAGCACAGCGCGTGCGGCACCTGCTCGCCACGGCCTATGCCGATGCGTTGCCGGCCACGTGCGCCTACCCCGAAGACGCGCCGCCCGCCTGGCTGACCGCGCAGCATCCGCCGCAGCCCGGCGCGGTCGCATGGAAGGATGCGCTTGCGCGGCGCTTGGCGCCCGGCCCGCATACCGCGGGGCCGGACGATCTGGCCGTGATGCCGTACACCTCGGGCACCACGGGCTTCCCGAAGGGCTGCATGCATCCGCACCGCACCGTCATGCACAACGTCGTGGGCGGCTCGCTGTGGTCGCAGACCACGATGGAGGGCGTGAGCCTGTCGATCATTCCGCTGTTCCACGTGACCGGCATGCAGTACGGCATGAACGCGCCGATCTACATGGGCTCCACCGTGGTGATGCTGCCGCGCTGGGACCGCGAGGTGGCCGGGCGCTTGATCTCGCGCTACAAGGTCACGCACTGGACCAACATCCCGACCATGGTGATCGATTTCCTGGCGAGCCCCCAACTGGCGGAGTTCGACCTGTCCAGCCTGGCCTACATCGGCGGCGGCGGCGCGGCCATGCCGCAGGCGGTGGCCGAGCGCCTGCAGAAGGAATTCAACCTGCTGTACCAGGAGGGCTACGGCCTGTCGGAGACCATCGCGCCCACGCACAGCAACCCGTCGGACCGGCCCAAGCTGCAGTGCCTGGGCATGCCGTTCTTCAACACCGACGCGCGCGTGATCGACCCGCAGACGCTCGAGGAACTGCCGCCGGGCGAGGTGGGCGAGATCATCGTCAACGGTCCGCAGGTCTTCCTCGGCTACTGGGGCAAGCCGCAGGCCACCGCCGAGGCCTTCATCGAGTTCGAGGGCAAGCGCTTCTTCCGCACCGGCGACCTGGGCCGGATGGACGAGGAGGGCTACTTCTTCCTGACCGACCGCCTCAAGCGCATGATCAACGCCTCGGGCTTCAAGGTCTGGCCGGCCGAGGTGGAGAGCCTGATGTACAAGCATCCCGATATCCAGGAGGCCTGCATCATCGGTACGCACGATGCCTACCGGGGCGAGTCGGTCAAGGCGGTGGTCGTGCTCAAGGCGCATGCCCGGGGCAAGACCACGGAGGACGACATCATCGGCTGGGCGCGCGATCACATGGCCGCGTACAAGTACCCGCGCGTGGTGGAGTTTGTCGATGCGCTGCCCAAGTCCGGCACGGGCAAGGTGATGTGGCGCACGCTGCAGGAACAGGAGAATGCGCGCAACGCGGCGGCGCAGAAGCCCGCCGCGGCCTGA
- the trxA gene encoding thioredoxin has product MSDVTSQNFTQEVIETSRQVPVLVDFWAPWCGPCRTLGPMLEKLEHEYAGKWKLAKVNSDENPELSAHFNVRSIPFVVAFADGKPVDQFVGVLPEAQLRAFLDRVIPQPAEVAYREGLAAHQANEIAHAREAFQNALAYDPGFDAARFALIDLLLDIGDVRAAQSEFALLSPKAPQDERHAPLQTRLKAAEHAGALPDAEALRQRIAAAPDDLQARLDLAQQYIARQNYEDALEQLLAIVERDRAFRDDIGRKTMVSVFDLMRDPQAVSLWRRQLASKLN; this is encoded by the coding sequence ATGAGCGACGTCACCTCGCAGAATTTCACGCAAGAAGTGATCGAAACATCTCGCCAAGTCCCGGTGCTGGTCGATTTCTGGGCGCCATGGTGCGGCCCCTGCCGCACCCTCGGCCCGATGCTGGAAAAGCTGGAGCACGAATACGCCGGCAAGTGGAAGCTCGCCAAAGTCAATTCGGACGAGAACCCCGAGCTGTCGGCGCACTTCAACGTGCGCAGCATTCCCTTCGTGGTGGCCTTCGCGGACGGCAAGCCGGTCGACCAGTTCGTCGGCGTGCTGCCGGAAGCGCAGTTGCGCGCATTCCTCGACCGCGTGATCCCGCAGCCGGCCGAAGTGGCCTACCGCGAAGGCTTGGCCGCGCACCAGGCGAACGAGATCGCGCACGCGCGCGAGGCCTTCCAGAACGCGCTGGCCTATGACCCCGGTTTCGATGCGGCGCGGTTCGCCCTGATCGACCTGCTGCTCGACATCGGCGACGTGCGCGCCGCGCAAAGCGAATTCGCGCTGCTGTCGCCCAAAGCGCCGCAGGACGAGCGCCATGCCCCGCTGCAGACCCGCCTCAAGGCCGCGGAACACGCCGGCGCCCTGCCCGATGCCGAGGCACTGCGCCAGCGCATCGCCGCCGCGCCGGACGACCTGCAGGCCCGCCTGGACCTCGCACAGCAGTACATCGCCCGCCAGAACTACGAGGACGCGCTCGAACAGTTGCTCGCCATCGTCGAGCGCGACCGCGCGTTCCGCGACGACATCGGCCGCAAGACCATGGTGTCGGTGTTTGATCTGATGCGCGATCCGCAGGCGGTCTCGCTCTGGCGCCGGCAGTTGGCGTCCAAGCTGAATTGA
- a CDS encoding DsbA family protein has protein sequence MRLVYVADPMCSWCYGFGPQLADLRARLADTLGTPVPLTLITGGLRPGQREPLAAAKRDEILHHWHAVAERSGMPFSHAPDAAMRRDGFVYDTEPACRAVVMAREHWGETDERVLACFHAIQQAFYAEGRDTTRPEVLREIAIAGGLPADHVDAVFDSEALRSETREDFRLSRRWGITGFPSLLAEQDGTLYQIGRGYAPSVALYARAVEVLAQHPAPDAG, from the coding sequence ATGCGACTGGTCTACGTTGCCGATCCGATGTGCTCGTGGTGCTACGGCTTCGGCCCGCAGCTGGCGGACCTGCGCGCGCGGCTGGCCGACACGCTGGGCACGCCGGTGCCGCTCACCCTCATCACCGGCGGCCTGCGCCCCGGCCAGCGCGAGCCGCTGGCCGCGGCCAAGCGCGACGAGATCCTGCACCACTGGCACGCTGTCGCCGAGCGCAGCGGCATGCCGTTCAGTCACGCACCCGATGCCGCCATGCGCCGGGACGGCTTCGTCTACGATACCGAGCCCGCCTGCCGCGCCGTGGTGATGGCGCGCGAGCACTGGGGCGAAACGGACGAGCGTGTGCTGGCCTGCTTCCACGCCATCCAGCAGGCCTTCTACGCCGAGGGCCGCGATACGACCCGCCCCGAAGTCCTGCGCGAGATCGCCATTGCCGGTGGTCTGCCGGCGGACCATGTCGACGCGGTCTTCGATTCCGAAGCGCTACGCAGCGAAACGCGGGAAGACTTCCGCCTGTCGCGCCGCTGGGGCATCACCGGCTTCCCCAGCCTGCTGGCCGAACAGGACGGCACGCTGTACCAGATCGGACGCGGCTACGCGCCGTCGGTGGCGCTGTACGCGCGCGCCGTGGAAGTGCTCGCGCAGCACCCCGCGCCCGACGCCGGCTAA
- a CDS encoding bacteriohemerythrin translates to MPVIQWSEALHLGDAATDANHAAFCTLLNAVADASDADFLPALDAFITHTEAHFAEENAWMEASAFPPLHCHRNEHDNVLALCREVRRRAADGDMALGRRLIAELPAWFADHVDVMDRMMTTWLAQQGSDARAKAAA, encoded by the coding sequence ATGCCCGTGATCCAATGGTCCGAAGCGCTCCATCTCGGAGACGCCGCCACCGACGCCAACCACGCGGCGTTCTGCACCCTGCTCAACGCCGTCGCCGATGCGTCGGATGCCGACTTCCTGCCGGCGCTCGATGCCTTCATCACCCACACCGAGGCCCATTTCGCCGAAGAGAACGCCTGGATGGAGGCCTCGGCGTTTCCCCCGCTGCACTGCCACCGCAACGAGCACGACAACGTGCTGGCACTGTGCCGCGAAGTCCGCCGGCGCGCCGCCGACGGCGACATGGCGCTGGGCCGCAGGCTGATCGCTGAACTACCCGCCTGGTTCGCCGACCACGTGGACGTGATGGACCGGATGATGACGACCTGGCTCGCGCAGCAGGGCTCCGACGCCCGCGCGAAAGCCGCGGCCTGA
- the katG gene encoding catalase/peroxidase HPI, producing MTTEAKCPFKHAATGGVSNRDWWPNQLNLKILHQHSSLSDPMDKDFNYAQAFKRLDLAAVKQDLLALMTDSQDWWPADFGHYGPLFIRMAWHSAGTYRTGDGRGGAGAGQQRFAPLNSWPDNANLDKARRLLWPIKQKYGRNISWADLMILSGNVALESMGFKTFGFAGGRKDVWEPEEDVYWGSETTWLGDQRYTGERDLENPLAAVQMGLIYVNPEGPNGNPDPIAAARDIRETFARMAMDDEETVALIAGGHTFGKTHGAGPASHVGPEPEAAGLDEQGLGWKSSFGSGKGGDAITSGLEVTWTTTPTQWSNNFFENLFGYEWELTKSPAGAHQWVAKGAGATIPDAHDPSGKHLPTMLTTDLSLRFDPAYEKISRRFYEHPDQFADAFARAWFKLTHRDMGPRARYLGPEVPAEALIWQDPIPAVDHKLIDAQDIAALKGKVLASGLSVSQLVSTAWASASTFRGSDMRGGANGARIRLAPQKDWEVNQPAQLAKVLETLEGIRAEFNRAQSGGKQVSLADLIVLAGCAGVEQAAKNAGHAVQVPFTPGRMDASQAQTDVTSFAVLEPIADGFRNYQKGRYTIPAEALLVDKAQLLTLTAPEMTALVGGMRVLGTNLGQSGHGVLTQRPGSLTNDFFVNLLDMGTEWKAAPDAKDVFEGRDRATGELKWTGTRVDLVFGSNSQLRALAEVYGSADAQEKFVRDFVAVWNKVMNLDRFEQA from the coding sequence ATGACGACGGAAGCAAAGTGTCCTTTCAAGCATGCCGCCACGGGCGGCGTGTCGAACCGTGACTGGTGGCCCAATCAACTGAACCTGAAGATCCTGCACCAGCATTCGTCCCTGTCCGACCCGATGGACAAGGACTTCAACTACGCGCAAGCCTTCAAGCGTCTCGACCTGGCCGCGGTGAAGCAAGACCTGCTGGCGCTGATGACCGACTCGCAAGACTGGTGGCCGGCGGACTTCGGCCACTACGGCCCGCTGTTCATCCGCATGGCGTGGCACAGCGCCGGCACGTATCGCACCGGCGACGGCCGCGGCGGTGCCGGTGCCGGCCAGCAGCGTTTCGCGCCGCTCAACAGCTGGCCCGACAACGCCAACCTCGACAAGGCGCGCCGGCTGCTGTGGCCGATCAAGCAGAAGTACGGCCGGAACATCTCCTGGGCCGACCTCATGATCCTCTCGGGCAACGTCGCGCTGGAGTCGATGGGCTTCAAGACCTTCGGCTTCGCCGGCGGGCGCAAGGATGTCTGGGAACCGGAAGAGGACGTCTACTGGGGTTCCGAAACCACCTGGCTGGGCGACCAGCGCTACACCGGCGAGCGCGATCTCGAAAACCCGCTCGCGGCCGTCCAGATGGGCCTGATCTACGTCAACCCGGAAGGCCCGAACGGCAACCCCGATCCGATCGCGGCGGCCCGGGACATCCGCGAGACGTTCGCCCGCATGGCGATGGACGACGAAGAGACCGTCGCGCTCATCGCGGGTGGCCACACCTTCGGCAAGACCCACGGCGCCGGCCCGGCTTCGCACGTCGGACCGGAGCCCGAAGCGGCTGGCCTCGATGAACAGGGCCTCGGCTGGAAGAGCAGCTTCGGCAGCGGCAAAGGCGGTGACGCGATCACCAGCGGTCTGGAAGTGACCTGGACCACCACGCCGACGCAGTGGAGCAACAACTTCTTCGAGAACCTGTTCGGCTACGAATGGGAGCTGACCAAGAGCCCGGCCGGTGCGCACCAGTGGGTCGCCAAGGGTGCCGGCGCGACCATTCCGGACGCCCATGACCCGTCCGGGAAGCATCTGCCGACCATGCTGACCACGGATCTTTCGCTGCGCTTCGATCCGGCCTACGAAAAGATCTCGCGGCGCTTCTACGAGCATCCGGACCAGTTCGCCGACGCGTTCGCGCGGGCGTGGTTCAAGCTGACCCACCGCGACATGGGTCCGCGTGCGCGCTATCTCGGCCCGGAAGTGCCGGCGGAAGCGCTCATCTGGCAAGACCCGATCCCCGCCGTGGACCACAAGCTGATCGACGCGCAGGACATCGCCGCCCTCAAGGGCAAGGTCCTCGCTTCGGGGCTGTCGGTCTCGCAACTGGTGTCGACCGCCTGGGCGTCGGCGTCCACCTTCCGCGGCTCCGACATGCGCGGCGGCGCCAATGGTGCACGCATCCGCCTGGCACCGCAGAAGGATTGGGAAGTCAACCAGCCGGCCCAGTTGGCGAAGGTGCTGGAGACGCTCGAGGGCATCCGGGCCGAATTCAACCGCGCCCAGTCCGGCGGCAAGCAAGTCTCGCTCGCCGACCTGATCGTGCTGGCCGGCTGCGCCGGCGTCGAGCAGGCGGCGAAGAACGCCGGCCATGCGGTGCAGGTGCCGTTCACGCCCGGGCGCATGGATGCCTCGCAGGCGCAGACCGACGTGACGTCCTTCGCCGTGCTCGAGCCGATCGCCGACGGCTTCCGCAACTACCAGAAGGGCCGGTACACCATCCCGGCCGAGGCCCTGCTGGTCGACAAGGCGCAATTGCTGACGCTGACCGCGCCGGAAATGACGGCCCTCGTGGGCGGCATGCGTGTACTGGGCACCAACCTCGGACAGAGCGGGCACGGTGTCCTGACCCAGCGGCCGGGGTCGCTGACCAACGACTTCTTCGTGAACCTGCTCGACATGGGCACGGAGTGGAAAGCCGCGCCGGACGCCAAGGACGTGTTCGAAGGCCGCGACCGCGCGACGGGCGAACTCAAGTGGACCGGCACCCGGGTCGATCTCGTCTTCGGTTCGAACTCGCAGTTGCGGGCCCTGGCCGAGGTCTACGGCAGCGCCGATGCGCAGGAGAAGTTTGTCCGTGACTTCGTCGCGGTCTGGAACAAGGTGATGAACCTCGACCGCTTCGAGCAAGCGTAA
- the tcdA gene encoding tRNA cyclic N6-threonylcarbamoyladenosine(37) synthase TcdA: MSHVAISAPAHPPVLDDEYARRFGGVARLYGPRALERFAAAHVCVVGVGGVGSWAAEALARCGVGRLTLIDLDHIAVSNTNRQIHALGDAYGRAKVDAMADRIAEINPRAEISRIDDFVTVENVDALLGHPFDYVVDAIDAVKVKTAIVAFCKRIGMRVVTCGAAGGQLDPTRIRVADLARTIQDPLLAKVRGNLRRQHGFPRDPKARFGIDAVYSDEPLRYPEPEQQACAVEVPAESSHAGIDDLAAAGEIEVVNAPPAAQPSSGPQGLACAGFGSSVCVTAVFGMVAASTALRAIAAV, encoded by the coding sequence ATGAGTCACGTAGCAATCAGCGCGCCCGCGCATCCCCCCGTCCTGGACGACGAATATGCGCGCCGCTTCGGCGGTGTCGCACGCCTGTATGGCCCGCGGGCCCTGGAGCGCTTTGCCGCGGCGCACGTCTGTGTGGTAGGCGTCGGCGGCGTCGGTTCGTGGGCGGCCGAGGCGCTCGCGCGGTGCGGTGTCGGCAGGCTGACGCTGATCGACCTCGATCACATCGCGGTCTCCAACACCAACCGCCAGATCCACGCGCTCGGTGACGCTTACGGCCGGGCCAAGGTGGATGCGATGGCCGATCGCATCGCCGAGATCAATCCGCGTGCCGAGATCAGCCGCATCGACGATTTCGTCACCGTCGAGAATGTCGATGCGCTGCTCGGCCATCCGTTCGACTACGTGGTCGACGCTATCGATGCGGTCAAGGTCAAGACCGCCATCGTGGCCTTCTGCAAGCGCATCGGCATGCGCGTGGTGACCTGCGGCGCGGCCGGCGGGCAACTGGACCCGACGCGCATCCGCGTGGCCGATCTCGCGCGCACCATCCAGGATCCGCTGCTCGCCAAGGTGCGCGGCAACCTGCGTCGCCAGCATGGTTTCCCGCGCGATCCGAAGGCGCGCTTCGGCATCGATGCGGTGTATTCGGACGAGCCGCTGCGCTATCCGGAACCGGAGCAGCAGGCCTGCGCGGTGGAGGTGCCGGCCGAGTCGAGCCACGCGGGCATCGACGATCTGGCGGCGGCGGGGGAGATCGAGGTGGTCAACGCGCCGCCGGCCGCGCAGCCGTCGAGCGGGCCGCAGGGGCTGGCCTGCGCGGGCTTCGGCTCGTCCGTCTGCGTGACGGCGGTGTTCGGCATGGTGGCGGCGTCGACAGCGCTGCGCGCGATCGCTGCCGTGTGA
- a CDS encoding AsmA family protein has protein sequence MRTSTRVILGLVITPVVIMAAAVVFVLTFDWSRAKPYLNDHVSQAIGRPFAINGDLSLTWKKPEGESGWRTYVPWPRLIANDITIGNPDWTRRPHAATVQRLTFVLEALPLLAHRIVVPSVTLDTPVVALERDNQNRNNWTFHLGTQDNKPSDWKLELREIAFSKGSVQLDDDIKRIHLAATVDTVDNQTLYTAANGTAISGSEQPPVVPTASGAAASGAAAKAPFAAAPQQPYGLAWTVKGTYNNAAIHGGGKAGGVLRLQDAHRPYPLQADVTVGKTRIDLAGTLTNPASLTALDLRLHLSGASMAHLYPLTGVVLPDTPPFDTRGRLIGELRRQGSSWRYEKFTGRVGGSDLGGTLTFAMRPEPGQRPQLTGELVSHQLLFADLAPIIGADSNASKQRRDEPVRQPADKVLPVEPFRTDRWNAIVADVKFTGERIVRTTDLPIDHLVTHIKLQDAVLTLDPLNFGVAGGTLTSNLQLDGKSAPMQARAALAARHFKIRQLFPNIESMHASVGEINGDARLSATGNSVAALLGSSNGELKILVEQGTVSKFILEAMGLNVGNVILTKLFGDKQVSINCAAGDFAVSNGLAQARTFVVDTQDAVIDVTGATSFKQETLDFTIHPDSKGLRVFSLRTPLYVKGTYKQPDVSVNPAVVALRAGGAVALAFAAPVAAVLPVLELKPAPDSPCGKLLADVRQRPTAPPPGTVYRNGKSGRTADGSPKTSAAAAATPAQRPAQPSRDAATTGG, from the coding sequence ATGCGCACCTCCACCAGAGTCATCCTCGGACTGGTCATCACACCCGTCGTCATCATGGCGGCGGCGGTCGTCTTCGTGCTGACGTTCGACTGGAGCCGCGCCAAGCCCTATCTCAACGACCACGTGTCGCAGGCTATCGGGCGCCCCTTCGCCATCAACGGCGACCTGTCGCTCACATGGAAGAAGCCCGAGGGCGAATCCGGCTGGCGCACCTATGTGCCGTGGCCGAGGCTGATCGCCAACGACATCACCATCGGCAACCCCGACTGGACGCGCCGGCCGCACGCGGCCACCGTGCAGCGGCTGACCTTCGTGCTGGAAGCCCTGCCGCTGCTGGCGCACCGCATCGTCGTCCCGAGCGTCACGCTCGATACGCCGGTGGTCGCACTGGAGCGCGACAACCAGAACCGCAACAACTGGACCTTCCACCTCGGCACGCAAGACAACAAACCCTCGGACTGGAAGCTGGAGCTGCGCGAGATCGCCTTCAGCAAGGGCTCGGTGCAGTTGGATGACGACATCAAGCGCATCCACCTGGCCGCCACCGTCGACACGGTCGACAACCAGACGCTCTACACCGCCGCCAACGGCACCGCCATCAGCGGCAGCGAGCAGCCGCCGGTGGTGCCGACCGCCTCCGGCGCGGCCGCTTCCGGGGCCGCCGCCAAGGCCCCCTTCGCAGCAGCCCCGCAGCAGCCCTACGGCCTCGCCTGGACCGTCAAGGGCACCTACAACAACGCCGCCATCCACGGCGGCGGCAAGGCCGGCGGCGTGCTGCGGCTGCAGGATGCGCACCGGCCGTATCCGCTGCAGGCCGACGTAACGGTTGGCAAGACCCGCATCGACCTGGCGGGCACACTCACCAATCCGGCCAGCCTGACCGCGCTGGACCTGCGGCTGCACCTGTCCGGCGCGAGCATGGCCCACCTGTATCCGCTGACCGGTGTGGTGCTGCCCGATACGCCGCCGTTCGACACGCGCGGCCGACTGATCGGCGAGCTGCGCAGGCAGGGCTCGAGCTGGCGCTACGAGAAGTTCACCGGCCGCGTGGGCGGCTCCGACCTGGGCGGCACACTGACCTTCGCCATGCGCCCGGAGCCGGGGCAGCGCCCGCAACTGACCGGCGAGCTGGTCTCGCATCAACTGCTGTTCGCCGACCTGGCCCCGATCATCGGCGCCGACTCCAACGCCAGCAAGCAGCGCCGCGACGAGCCCGTGCGCCAGCCGGCCGACAAGGTGCTGCCGGTCGAGCCGTTCCGCACCGACCGCTGGAACGCCATCGTCGCCGACGTGAAGTTCACCGGCGAGCGCATCGTGCGCACCACCGACCTGCCGATCGACCATCTCGTCACCCACATCAAGCTGCAGGACGCGGTGCTGACACTGGACCCGCTGAACTTCGGCGTCGCGGGCGGCACGCTCACCTCCAACCTCCAGCTCGACGGCAAGTCCGCGCCGATGCAGGCGCGCGCGGCACTGGCGGCGCGGCACTTCAAGATCCGGCAACTGTTCCCGAACATCGAGTCGATGCACGCCAGCGTCGGCGAGATCAACGGCGACGCGCGGCTGTCGGCCACCGGCAACTCGGTCGCCGCGCTGCTGGGCTCGTCCAACGGCGAGCTGAAGATCCTGGTCGAGCAAGGCACCGTCAGCAAGTTCATCCTGGAAGCGATGGGCCTGAACGTCGGCAACGTGATCCTGACCAAGCTGTTCGGCGACAAGCAGGTCAGCATCAACTGCGCGGCCGGCGACTTCGCGGTGAGCAACGGGTTGGCGCAGGCGCGCACCTTCGTGGTCGACACGCAGGACGCGGTGATCGATGTGACCGGCGCCACCAGCTTCAAGCAGGAGACGCTGGACTTCACCATCCACCCGGATTCGAAGGGGCTGCGGGTGTTCTCGCTGCGCACGCCGCTGTACGTGAAGGGCACATACAAGCAACCGGATGTGTCCGTCAATCCGGCCGTGGTGGCGCTGCGCGCCGGCGGCGCGGTGGCACTGGCCTTCGCGGCGCCGGTGGCGGCCGTGCTGCCGGTGCTCGAACTCAAGCCCGCGCCCGACAGCCCGTGCGGCAAGCTGCTGGCCGACGTGCGCCAGCGGCCCACTGCGCCGCCGCCGGGCACGGTCTACCGCAACGGCAAGAGCGGCCGCACGGCGGACGGCTCGCCCAAGACCTCGGCGGCCGCGGCCGCCACGCCGGCGCAGCGACCGGCGCAGCCTTCGCGCGACGCGGCCACGACGGGCGGCTAG